The genomic segment AATGTTAGCGGCTTTTAAGGCTTGAAAGATTCTCAGGATAAAACAAGGCGGCACCCCACACACACGGGATGCCGCCTTTCTTATTAACAAAAATACCTTAATAGAGGTAAACCTTGAAGTTCTTCACACTGCCTGGAGCACCCTGCTCTGCACGAGGCAGGTACTCAAGAGCCTTCACGCTCTGCTCTGAGCCGAGGTCAATGACAAGGAGATGAGGAGCCGAGGCACCCTTCTCTGTCTGCCAGTAAGTTGACTCCTGCAGGTCGAACACCTTATCACCCAGGTGGTTGCCACCCTCATCCTCCGAGTTGGCATACTTGGTCTTCCAAGGCTCGCGAGAGAGTCGCTTGCCGTCTTGTCCCTGCAAGTAAAGCTCAGCGATGGCTACACGATCGCCGTCCTTCTGTGTAGAAAGACACTCAATAGCGAGGTAACGACCCTTCGCGGTCTTACCAAACTGGATGGTCTGCCAGCCGTTGCCAGCCTTGAAGGCGCCAGTAGCCACGGGCGTAGCACTGTTCAAGTCGGGCTTATCGCCAATATTATTGTGCTTATTACTCTTTTCCAGCTGCAACTTATTCAGTTCAGGCTCAGCCTGTCCCCATACCACAGCCTCACGAGGACCAACCACGTCAAGTACGATAATCTCGTTCTTGCCCTTCTTCAGCCAGCAGCCAGGCACATAGAGCGTCTGTTGCGGACCAATGCTCCAGATGCGGCCCATGGCATGACCATTCACATAAACCTGTCCTTTACCCCAAGTCTCGAAGTTCAAGAACGTGTCACCCACCTTCTTTAGATTGAAGTAGCCACGATGATAGCCAGCTTTCATGATGTCGCCAAGTTTCTTCGAGCCCTCATAGCCTTGTGTTAAGGCAAGTGCAGGAACACTCCCTTTCACCTTGCCTGCAGTCACCTGATCGTTGACACCTTTCACCCTATCAAGAGCTCTTACTGCGGTCTGATAATCATCGGGAATGGCTACATTCGTCCATTGTTTCGGCGTCAGCATCATCTCTACATTGTCAGTCTCGGTAGTTAGCGTGACGTTGCCAACGATGCCCTTAAAATCCTTGATGGCACGACCGAAGTTGATGCGACCCATACCTTCAACGATGATAATCAACTCGGCACCTTTCTTGACTGCAGGGATGATAAGCGACTTCTCGTTCTTCACACGATCAATCTTTCCAATATACTGCTGATCAATAAACACCTGAGCAAAATCATGGAACTCACCACTGAGCACACTCTGAGAAGTAATCTCGGGCAGACGGGTGGAGTACATCATTGTGCCCCAACCCATATCCATTTCCTCAAAGGTCTTAATTTCACCATTAACGGGCTTGGTTATTGCACTTAAAAGTGGTGCAAACTCTGTCAGCTCAAACTTAGGCACAGTGATGATGGGCATAGGCGCCTTAGGCACATTAGGCATCTTCTTGCCGTCGTTATACTTCTCCATCATCTTACGCAGTTCCCAGAACTTCGGCGTGGCCTGACCATACTCGTTGATGGGGGCGTCATAGTCATACGAGGTAACATCAGGTGCAAAGCCAGGAGAGTTAGCGCCGGCCCAGTGGCCAAAAGAGGTACCTCCGTGAGTCATATAGAGCGAGAACGAGATGCCTTTGCTGAGCATTTCATCCATGCCCTCCACCATATCCTTTGCAGGACGCGTCTCGTGGCGAGCGCCCCACTTGTCGAACCAGCCGCTCCAGAACTCAGAGCACATCTTTGGTGCGTTAGGACGCAACTCGCCAAGACGACGGAACTGATCGTTGATGTTGGCACCCGTGCCGAAGTTCATCGTCCAGGTAAGGTCGTCCAATCCGTTCTTCTCGAAGTTGCTCGACCAGTCGCACTGGAACAATGCCAATTCCTTGCCATAAATACCACGCAGACAGTCGCGAATCTCGCTGACGTAAGGCTTATCCTCGCCATACGAGCCATACTCGTTCTCTACCTGCACCATAATGATAGGACCACCATTCTGGATAGTCAGCGGCTTCAACTGCTCACCCACCTTCTGCTCGAAGATCTTTACGCGTTCCATGAAGTATGGGTCGCGCTCACGCAGTTTAATATCCTTCTTCTTCAGTAGCCACCAAGGCAGACCGCCCATCTCCCATTCTGCACAAACGTATGGTCCAGGGCGCACGATGACATACATGCCGTTCTTCTGTGCGATACGGCAAAACTCAGCCACATCGTTATTACCAGTGAAGTCAAACTGGCCCTCTTTCTGCTCATGGATATTCCAGAACACATAGATACACACCGTGTTCATGCCCAGAGCCTTACACATCTTAATGCGATGATCCCAGTAAGCACGGGGGATACGGGGATAGTGAACCTCGGCTGCCTTCACCACGAAGGGTTTGCCGTTGAGAAGGAACGTCTTGTTGCCCGTGGTAAACGTACCAGGCTTGCTGGCTGCCTGCATCGAAGCAGGTGCTGCCAACAACAATGCCGCGAGGGCAAGATGCTTGAAAATGTTCATAGTAGTAGTGTTTGTTTATTATTAAATGATATTTATTCTTTTCTCATGTTGCCATCCATTCTGTTAAAGACTGGTTTGCCATCCTGAGTCAGTCCAACGGCCGCCACTCTGATGCGTGTCTGCTTGCCATTGTTGTAGAACGAGCAAGAGAAACGACCTTCCTCGTCAAGACGGGCGTTAGGGTTCCAATAGAGCGTGCGACGATAATCCTGCAAACTGTCTGGCAAAGGGCGCTGACTGTAATTGGGATGATAAAACTCATAAGGAGCATACATACCCTGCAAAATAAGTCGACGGTCACGATAAGTATAGGTCTTTCCACCATCTTCAAACAACATGAAGTCGAGTGTCACATCAGGCGCATTGATATTCTGTTCCACACGCTTTTCCTCATTGCGCAACTCAAAATCAGTATACAGACGTATTTTGTCCTGGCGGTTGAGCATGATATCCTGATTTATCAGGTAGTCGCTCTTAAACTGCTCCATCGAAACACCTGGGTCAAAGTTACGATAGAAGACATAAGGCACCAGCATGCCATCATTGTGTCGCGCCAACACATGCATGGGCTCATCACTATTGTAATTACCCAACAGCGCCATGCTCACCTGGAAGGGGAACTCTCGCGCATCGTAATAGCCAAAAGAGAGTCCACGGTCAGTGACCAGGTTATAAAGTTCCTGCGTATCGTAAACACACGCCGGCTTACTATAGTCAATCTTACGACGGCCACGACGGCGACGGCCCTTTACGCTGACATTTTTCAACTTCGTGTCCATCTTCGATATTCTCTCCACCTCAGGCAACTCGCTATCGTCCATCGTAGACATCGAATATTCGTCCTCAGGCTGGTGCACCTGATAGAACGAAAATTTCTTCGCAAAGACTGGATAGAAGAGATCACGCTTCACATAGTACTCAGGAATGGCTGTCTCGTCAAGCACACCCTTGTTCTCAATGCGACGGTGTTTTCTGTCACTGATATCCGTATCATAGGCCTTAATAAAGAGGATAGCCTGACCATAATAAGGTGGCACATTAAACGAGAAACGACCACCATGGTCGGTTTCCATCTGGACCGTTGCCACATCCTTACCATAAACCAACTCAGCCTCAAGGGTCACCTCCTTTTTAAGTCCGCCACGAGCCTGGAATAAATCATATTCACTGTTAATGCCACGGATAGTCAGCGCCGTACCCTCCTTATATAAGGTAGAGACACCGCCTGGAGGTGGAGCCGTTCCACCAGACTCCTCGCTACCACTGGCATCCGACGAAGAACTCTGTGCACTTGCCGTACGCTCGGCCAACTCCTCAAGCAGGTATTTCGGGCCATCAAGTTCGCCCAGCAGCGAAGGACTGTAGCCAAAGACACCTTTGGCCCAATAGCGCACCTCGTCAGGCTGATAGCTTGGCGTTTCTGGCATCGGATAGACTGCACCCTCCACCACCATCTGCTGTTCTGGCGCATAGCGCAAAGGTTGTCCGCTGGTCAACGTCTGATAGTCGTAGCGTCGCCATCCCTGCACCATCAGCAGGAGGTCAAGATGCTGACGATGCGCAGCGTCATCGGCCTCGAAATAGTAGTCGGGATAGGCCACAAAGCCCTTCAGCTCACTACTCAGCAGCAGATCGGTCAGCATATTACCCGTGTCGTAGGTCAATTCGTCAGTAGCGCCATCGCGCACAGCAATAGAGATATGCTGGGCATCACCAGGCGCCTTGAAGTTCAGGTCTATCTGCTCGAATGGCTCGTAGGTCCTGGTGGTGGCATCCACAGCAATAGTTGCGTCGTCGTAGTCATGATGGTTAACAAAGAACAAACGGTCGGCCAGGGGCTGTCCTGTTTCGTCGAATACCACCAGGTTGTTGACACCCGTTGGCAGGTCGGCCTTGTTGATAACGAGTTGCTTACTGCCAGTAATCGTCTCGAAATACTTAAGAACGCCACGACAGAGCACGGCCACGCCATACTGCTGGTCATCGGGCAGTCCACTCAACTTGATATCCGCTTTCAACCGACTGCTCACAGCATCCAGATGCAAGGCGCATCCCAGCTTCTCCGTCTTTGGCAGGTCGATGGAATAACGCTTGCCATGCCACATGAACTGGGCAGAAAGTCGTCCACTATCAGGCACCTTGACAGTGAAGCATCCACGTCCCTGATGTGTCGTACGGATGGCCAGACTATCCTTCCTGTCAGGAATACGTAGGAAGCCGCTGATGTTCTGCTGCTCCCCTTCCTCATCAAGGGCCTCGAAGGCCACCGTACAGGTCTGCCCAGCAATCAGATGTCCGCCTTCAGGATAGAAGTTCACAGTAAGTCTTTCCTTGAGTTCCTTCTCAGCACGCGACTTTGGTCTGCTCACAATATACTTGCCTGAATAGTCGCCAGGCTTCTCTGGTCGTTCATAGACAGGAACCACACGCGAATAGACGGCATCAAACTGACGGAAGAAGTCATGCGCCATCTGGCGGTCGTAAAAATGGACATAGTCCTTATAGCCATATTTATGTTCACTGACACAGAAGTTCAGCATCCAGCGCGTATAGGCCCTTACCTCATAGAAACCAGAATAGATCGAGTCCTCCAGGGCAAAGTTGCCGTCGCCATAGCCCTTTTCCGATGCAATGATGCTTTGGCGTTCCACCACCATGCCATCGGGCGACACCAGTTCCACGTAGAGGATGCGACTCATATTGGAATAGGTCAGATCGTCGGCCCTCATCACATAGGCCTTATACCAGATGGTATCTCCTTTGAAATAGCATTGGTTATCAAGATGTAGATACACCTTCTCCTGCACAGGTGCGTTCATCAGCATACTTTTGATACTATCAAGGGCATGCTGGGCATTGGCCGTGAGACAGAGGCTGAGCGACAGGAGAAGGGTGTATATCTTATGGTTCATTGTTTCGAAACGAATGTAGTGATGCTGCGAGGAGCCAGGGTGGTCTCACCGCTGCATGGGGTTAATGGTTTAAGTGTCTCTCCATCGGCATCGCTGGTGCGATAGGGCTGCCAGCTGCACGCCGCAACATCGTTGCGGCCCACTGTGAAGGAGAAGGGCTGACTGTTCTCG from the Prevotella sp. E15-22 genome contains:
- a CDS encoding beta-galactosidase; translation: MNIFKHLALAALLLAAPASMQAASKPGTFTTGNKTFLLNGKPFVVKAAEVHYPRIPRAYWDHRIKMCKALGMNTVCIYVFWNIHEQKEGQFDFTGNNDVAEFCRIAQKNGMYVIVRPGPYVCAEWEMGGLPWWLLKKKDIKLRERDPYFMERVKIFEQKVGEQLKPLTIQNGGPIIMVQVENEYGSYGEDKPYVSEIRDCLRGIYGKELALFQCDWSSNFEKNGLDDLTWTMNFGTGANINDQFRRLGELRPNAPKMCSEFWSGWFDKWGARHETRPAKDMVEGMDEMLSKGISFSLYMTHGGTSFGHWAGANSPGFAPDVTSYDYDAPINEYGQATPKFWELRKMMEKYNDGKKMPNVPKAPMPIITVPKFELTEFAPLLSAITKPVNGEIKTFEEMDMGWGTMMYSTRLPEITSQSVLSGEFHDFAQVFIDQQYIGKIDRVKNEKSLIIPAVKKGAELIIIVEGMGRINFGRAIKDFKGIVGNVTLTTETDNVEMMLTPKQWTNVAIPDDYQTAVRALDRVKGVNDQVTAGKVKGSVPALALTQGYEGSKKLGDIMKAGYHRGYFNLKKVGDTFLNFETWGKGQVYVNGHAMGRIWSIGPQQTLYVPGCWLKKGKNEIIVLDVVGPREAVVWGQAEPELNKLQLEKSNKHNNIGDKPDLNSATPVATGAFKAGNGWQTIQFGKTAKGRYLAIECLSTQKDGDRVAIAELYLQGQDGKRLSREPWKTKYANSEDEGGNHLGDKVFDLQESTYWQTEKGASAPHLLVIDLGSEQSVKALEYLPRAEQGAPGSVKNFKVYLY